In Verrucomicrobiota bacterium, a single genomic region encodes these proteins:
- a CDS encoding redox-sensing transcriptional repressor Rex, with protein MSKSPGKVEASVRISSDIPKKTVYRLSLYLRCLGLMVAKRESIVSSTALACVAGVQSAQLRRDLAYCGPLGKRGTGYEVVILRNRLEEILGRASLQPVILVGVGNLGQALLSYKGFAREGFEIVAAFDLKAQKPKEGRLGVRGMGSMRGLVRRREIRMAILCVPGSAAQSVAEQLTEAGIQAILNFSPAVLHLPETVAVNNVNLAIELENLSYFAR; from the coding sequence ATGAGTAAAAGTCCTGGGAAGGTGGAAGCGTCAGTCCGAATATCATCCGACATTCCCAAAAAAACCGTTTACCGCCTCTCCTTGTACCTCCGTTGCCTGGGTCTCATGGTCGCAAAAAGGGAGAGCATCGTCTCCTCGACTGCTCTGGCATGCGTGGCCGGAGTCCAGTCAGCACAACTCCGCAGGGATCTTGCCTACTGCGGTCCCCTTGGCAAACGCGGAACAGGCTACGAAGTCGTGATCCTAAGAAATAGGCTTGAGGAGATCCTGGGTCGCGCGAGCCTTCAGCCCGTCATCCTTGTGGGTGTGGGAAACCTGGGCCAGGCTCTTCTGAGCTATAAGGGATTCGCCCGCGAGGGGTTCGAGATTGTGGCGGCCTTTGATCTCAAAGCTCAAAAGCCAAAAGAGGGAAGATTAGGAGTCCGGGGAATGGGATCGATGAGAGGACTCGTCCGGCGTCGGGAGATAAGGATGGCGATCCTGTGCGTGCCTGGTTCTGCCGCACAAAGCGTGGCCGAACAGCTTACCGAGGCTGGAATCCAGGCGATCCTGAATTTTTCTCCTGCAGTGCTACATCTTCCCGAGACGGTTGCCGTGAATAATGTCAACCTCGCTATCGAATTGGAGAACCTCAGCTACTTTGCACGATGA
- a CDS encoding HU family DNA-binding protein, with translation MSSKVHLVESVQKALGKDTSKAHAEKVVASVIESIKALVKKHKSLQLIGFGTFKVVNRKARKGINPKTGKAIQIKASKSVRLTPGKAFKQSL, from the coding sequence ATGAGCAGCAAAGTCCACCTCGTTGAATCCGTCCAGAAGGCACTCGGTAAAGACACCTCCAAGGCCCACGCCGAAAAGGTCGTCGCTTCCGTTATCGAAAGCATCAAAGCCCTCGTCAAGAAGCACAAGAGCCTTCAGTTGATCGGCTTCGGTACTTTCAAGGTTGTCAACCGTAAGGCCCGTAAGGGAATCAACCCTAAGACCGGCAAGGCTATCCAGATCAAGGCTTCCAAGAGCGTTCGCCTGACACCTGGTAAGGCTTTCAAGCAGTCTCTCTAA
- a CDS encoding glycosyltransferase, producing the protein MTERVIVRSKFFFEGEKKFFVKGVTYAPFAPDSEGFQFGPKEQVARDLAVIRETGANLIRIYTTPPRWFLDLCLENGLRVLFSIAWMEHVEFLNDAKVRASVEKAVLDAVREHKGHHAIFGYLLGNEIPSSMVRWLGAKRVTEFLEHLVNIARHEDPRALYSYASYPPTEYLLPQNVDFLTFNVYLHRREDFERYLARLQNLAEDKPLMMGEFGMDTIRHTEEEQAEMIGWHLDAVVRGGLAGTILYAWTDEWHRGGMEILDWAFGLVKRDRTPKKALSTVREFFDNRQSITHHAPLPRVPKVSVIVCSYNGGQTLEACLRSLKKIDYSDYEVVVVDDGSTDQTKEILSHHPWVNAIYQTNHGLSVARNVGASAATGEIIAYTDSDCMADPDWLYYLVGTLLSGNYAGVGGPNISPPAQNWHQACVAAAPGGPSHVLLTDVVAEHIPGCNMAFYRWAFEKIGGFDPEYRKAGDDVDFCWRLQQEGEVIAFSPSAIVWHYRRFTLKAFRKQQEGYGEAESLLRFKHLVFFGPTGTAKWKGQVYGAPRFTWLINQPVIYHGVFGEGLFQCIYPTPQSELAAYLSSIEWVTLTAFLFLLAIPFPVLRIVAYLMFGGTFLVALSYMIHAKLEPRFDTIRARLLVAFLALSQPLVRGWARYFTWLKFKRTPESVIAAKEKDFKPSKISGLSRLVLWNEEGKGRELLITSVIEALENEGWSYSTDTGWKDWDVQIYGSFWWGVTMRSVTEYHGGPKCLTRVGLATRMVATTFLANFLMISLLIYLAASGHSMILPLGLYGAAMFVIWTRGYRLKKRVVELVEASGQRIGLNRVDPRKRNAFSETRKDEGEVSESSGESIETPVSPQS; encoded by the coding sequence GTGACTGAGCGTGTAATTGTCCGATCAAAGTTCTTCTTCGAGGGGGAGAAGAAATTCTTTGTTAAAGGAGTCACCTATGCACCATTCGCCCCTGATTCGGAAGGATTCCAGTTTGGCCCGAAAGAGCAGGTTGCCCGTGATCTGGCCGTCATTCGAGAAACAGGTGCCAACCTGATCCGCATCTACACCACTCCTCCGCGTTGGTTTCTAGATCTCTGCCTAGAGAATGGCCTGCGAGTTCTCTTCAGCATTGCCTGGATGGAGCATGTCGAGTTCCTGAATGATGCGAAGGTAAGAGCCTCCGTGGAGAAAGCCGTTCTCGATGCTGTGAGGGAGCACAAAGGCCATCATGCGATCTTCGGTTACCTGCTGGGAAACGAGATCCCCTCCTCCATGGTGCGCTGGCTGGGAGCAAAGAGGGTAACCGAATTCCTGGAGCATCTGGTCAACATCGCCCGTCACGAGGATCCGCGGGCACTCTACTCCTATGCAAGCTATCCTCCCACGGAGTACCTGCTTCCGCAAAACGTCGACTTCCTGACATTCAATGTCTACCTGCACCGCAGGGAAGATTTTGAGCGCTATCTGGCCCGCCTTCAGAATCTGGCCGAAGACAAGCCTCTCATGATGGGTGAATTCGGAATGGATACGATCCGGCACACCGAAGAGGAACAGGCAGAGATGATAGGTTGGCATCTGGATGCTGTCGTAAGGGGAGGGCTTGCAGGAACCATTCTCTACGCCTGGACGGATGAGTGGCATCGCGGGGGCATGGAAATCCTAGACTGGGCCTTCGGTCTTGTGAAACGCGACCGCACACCCAAAAAGGCACTTTCGACGGTCAGGGAGTTTTTTGACAATCGCCAATCCATCACGCATCACGCGCCCCTACCCCGTGTCCCCAAAGTCTCGGTGATCGTCTGCAGCTACAATGGGGGCCAGACCTTGGAAGCATGTCTTCGCTCGCTCAAAAAAATCGATTATTCCGATTACGAAGTTGTCGTTGTCGATGACGGTTCGACGGACCAGACAAAGGAGATTCTCTCCCATCACCCCTGGGTAAATGCCATTTACCAGACGAATCACGGCCTAAGCGTTGCGAGGAATGTCGGTGCGTCGGCGGCCACAGGCGAGATTATTGCCTACACCGACAGCGACTGCATGGCAGATCCTGACTGGCTCTACTATCTTGTAGGAACCCTCCTCTCGGGCAACTATGCCGGCGTCGGGGGACCGAATATCTCCCCTCCCGCTCAGAATTGGCATCAGGCATGTGTTGCCGCCGCACCGGGAGGCCCGAGTCATGTACTTCTCACGGATGTCGTCGCGGAACATATCCCCGGGTGCAATATGGCCTTTTACCGCTGGGCCTTTGAAAAGATCGGAGGCTTCGATCCGGAATACCGAAAAGCTGGTGACGACGTGGACTTTTGCTGGCGCCTGCAACAGGAAGGAGAGGTGATTGCCTTCAGCCCTTCGGCCATCGTGTGGCACTATCGCCGCTTCACCCTGAAGGCTTTCCGGAAGCAGCAGGAAGGTTATGGAGAGGCCGAATCCCTCCTTCGCTTTAAGCACCTGGTTTTCTTTGGCCCGACCGGTACAGCCAAATGGAAAGGACAGGTCTATGGAGCACCGCGCTTCACTTGGCTGATCAACCAACCCGTGATTTATCATGGCGTCTTTGGTGAAGGACTCTTCCAGTGCATCTACCCCACCCCACAGTCGGAACTGGCTGCCTATCTGAGCAGCATCGAATGGGTGACCCTTACCGCCTTTCTCTTCCTGTTGGCCATTCCTTTCCCCGTCCTGCGGATCGTGGCTTATCTGATGTTCGGAGGCACCTTCCTAGTCGCTCTTTCCTACATGATTCATGCCAAGCTGGAGCCACGTTTCGATACGATCAGGGCACGTCTGCTAGTGGCATTTCTTGCCCTTTCCCAGCCTCTGGTTAGGGGATGGGCCCGATACTTCACCTGGCTCAAGTTCAAGCGCACGCCGGAATCCGTCATCGCCGCCAAGGAAAAAGACTTCAAACCCAGCAAGATCAGTGGGCTCTCGAGGCTTGTTTTGTGGAATGAGGAGGGAAAGGGGCGCGAACTTCTGATCACTTCGGTCATCGAGGCTTTGGAAAACGAAGGCTGGAGCTACTCCACCGACACAGGTTGGAAGGATTGGGATGTCCAGATTTATGGAAGTTTCTGGTGGGGAGTCACCATGAGAAGCGTTACAGAATACCATGGAGGCCCTAAATGCCTGACTCGCGTAGGCCTCGCCACCCGGATGGTGGCAACCACGTTCCTGGCAAATTTTCTCATGATCAGCCTGCTGATCTATCTAGCGGCGTCAGGACATTCGATGATTCTCCCCCTTGGCCTGTACGGGGCGGCCATGTTTGTCATTTGGACTCGAGGGTATCGTTTGAAGAAACGGGTTGTCGAACTGGTGGAGGCAAGCGGCCAGCGGATAGGACTCAATAGGGTCGATCCGCGGAAAAGAAATGCATTCAGTGAAACCCGAAAGGATGAAGGGGAAGTGTCTGAATCATCAGGTGAGAGCATAGAAACCCCGGTATCCCCTCAATCCTGA
- a CDS encoding energy transducer TonB, which produces MTTTTDQRTSRRSRRKKSFPFFVILSCLIHGALIIFLAILFARNLLKKEIHKSPPPPEVTLEIIPPSKNERPFIEAKEVSEKAPENSPFQSDQNSKAASEQTPEGQLPLPSQQGIEQAALELQNQRHTPGEKPASQAGNPLPAQPPTPPSTSARQSPSQQKPSQSTTPAATPNTTPNPQPTPPPPPPNNIKLLEPPKSPVESSKQTAQTADKASPASTSPPRQASVPGSQGITKGYQPETRQTVIHGNISNRGRSSVAAEATPLGRYRKGVSDAIGSRWYYYVDERMGVLSIGTVDVSFKVTASGKVSGLHVVSSNGNESLTDCSLRSIMDAKLPPIPPDVARTLQNGVLEIDYSFTVY; this is translated from the coding sequence ATGACAACTACCACGGATCAACGAACTTCCAGGCGAAGTCGCAGGAAGAAGAGCTTTCCCTTCTTCGTCATCCTCTCATGCCTGATCCATGGAGCATTGATCATCTTCCTGGCAATTCTCTTCGCCAGAAATCTGCTGAAAAAAGAGATTCATAAATCCCCTCCTCCACCCGAGGTAACTCTCGAAATCATCCCTCCTTCCAAAAACGAACGTCCCTTCATCGAGGCAAAGGAAGTCTCTGAAAAAGCACCCGAGAATTCCCCTTTCCAATCGGATCAGAACAGCAAAGCAGCCAGCGAACAAACCCCTGAAGGACAACTGCCTCTCCCCTCGCAGCAGGGCATTGAGCAAGCAGCGCTGGAACTTCAGAACCAGCGCCATACCCCAGGTGAAAAACCGGCCTCTCAGGCTGGCAACCCACTCCCAGCACAGCCTCCGACGCCCCCATCCACTTCTGCCAGACAATCCCCATCGCAGCAAAAACCCTCACAGTCTACCACCCCTGCGGCAACACCCAACACTACCCCCAATCCTCAACCAACGCCCCCCCCTCCACCTCCCAACAATATCAAGCTTCTCGAACCGCCTAAATCCCCAGTCGAGAGCTCTAAACAAACAGCGCAGACGGCCGACAAGGCATCGCCGGCCTCTACATCCCCGCCACGCCAGGCTTCCGTTCCAGGATCCCAGGGAATCACCAAGGGATACCAACCTGAGACTCGTCAAACCGTGATCCATGGAAATATCTCCAACCGTGGTCGCTCCTCTGTTGCCGCCGAGGCCACGCCGCTGGGCCGCTATCGCAAAGGCGTCTCCGATGCCATCGGTTCGAGGTGGTACTACTATGTGGATGAGCGGATGGGGGTTCTGAGCATCGGGACAGTGGACGTCAGCTTCAAGGTCACCGCCAGCGGCAAGGTTAGCGGACTCCATGTCGTCTCCAGCAATGGGAATGAGTCTTTGACTGATTGTAGTCTTCGCTCGATCATGGATGCCAAGCTTCCGCCGATTCCTCCCGACGTTGCCAGAACACTCCAGAACGGGGTCTTGGAAATCGACTACAGCTTCACCGTTTACTAA
- a CDS encoding MotA/TolQ/ExbB proton channel family protein → MYLHPFLAAMPGFVEFFVKGGFFMAVLLILSVFSLAVILQRALIIKMDRALPPDVIRALDRFKGGSQIENLQKFLLQEPSPLSRVLLSVLQHRDWTRAEILDAVQTRARHEVSRLESGLVFLEITTGISPLLGLLGTLSGLVGIFGNIGASGDPQLVANGISEALNCTIVGLGVAVPNLVAYNYFTRRVEVVSIELESMTTDLMAKLAIGR, encoded by the coding sequence ATGTACCTGCACCCCTTCCTTGCCGCGATGCCCGGCTTTGTCGAGTTCTTCGTTAAAGGCGGCTTCTTCATGGCCGTTCTTCTCATCCTTTCGGTTTTCTCCCTGGCCGTGATTCTTCAAAGGGCGCTCATCATCAAGATGGATCGTGCGCTACCGCCCGATGTGATTCGCGCTCTCGATCGATTCAAAGGCGGATCCCAAATCGAGAATCTTCAGAAATTTCTTCTCCAGGAACCTTCTCCATTGTCACGGGTTCTGCTGAGCGTTCTTCAGCACAGAGACTGGACACGCGCCGAGATCCTCGACGCCGTACAGACCCGTGCGAGGCATGAAGTTTCCCGACTCGAATCGGGTCTTGTCTTCCTGGAGATTACAACTGGCATTTCTCCCCTGCTCGGATTGCTCGGAACCCTTTCGGGCCTTGTTGGTATCTTTGGTAATATCGGAGCGAGTGGAGATCCGCAGTTGGTCGCCAACGGTATCTCCGAAGCCCTGAACTGTACGATTGTCGGCCTTGGTGTCGCTGTTCCCAACCTAGTTGCCTATAACTACTTCACACGCCGTGTCGAAGTGGTCTCCATTGAGCTCGAATCAATGACGACTGACCTGATGGCAAAGCTCGCAATCGGAAGATAA
- the miaB gene encoding tRNA (N6-isopentenyl adenosine(37)-C2)-methylthiotransferase MiaB: protein MPNVFIKTYGCQMNERDSEQVARDLQNRGHKLVSHERDADVILLNTCSVREMAEQKAIGKMGMLRKLRREKPKLVLGYMGCMAQRLGQDLQKSSPHVDLVIGTQKFHRVADYVEEAFKKREEAFIQEDVRDLGTSIRPIIDTATEQGSQNSIRDHLPEKKKEATAFISIMQGCNMHCTFCIVPTTRGEERGRPISEIVEEARNLVEKGIREVTLLGQIVNLYGRHEFPKIGDKSPFVQLIEALHEVDGLERIRFTSPHPMGFRKDLVECFGRLPKLMEHVHLPLQSGSDKILKAMHRPYTAASYRKLVADLRSSRPGIAITTDIIVGFPGETESDYKASRDLAEELEFDGAFIFRYSKRGDTPAALMEEQLSEAEKEARNQDLLSVVNASASRKLEACIGTRQEILCEGTSRNDPTRLTGRTRTNKILIFEGGSRFHGEIFDVSVTSASSSTLYGDPAIHDGISLPS, encoded by the coding sequence ATGCCCAACGTCTTCATCAAGACCTACGGTTGCCAGATGAACGAACGCGACTCCGAGCAGGTGGCGCGTGACCTTCAGAACCGCGGCCATAAACTTGTCTCTCACGAGAGGGATGCCGACGTGATCCTGCTGAATACCTGTAGTGTCCGAGAGATGGCGGAACAGAAGGCCATTGGCAAGATGGGCATGCTGCGGAAGCTCCGCAGGGAGAAACCAAAACTCGTGTTGGGATACATGGGGTGCATGGCTCAAAGACTGGGTCAAGACCTCCAAAAAAGCTCCCCACATGTCGATCTCGTAATCGGCACCCAGAAATTCCACCGAGTTGCGGACTACGTAGAAGAGGCATTTAAAAAACGCGAGGAGGCTTTCATTCAGGAAGATGTGCGGGATCTCGGTACGTCCATCCGACCGATCATCGACACCGCGACTGAACAGGGTTCCCAGAACTCCATTCGGGATCACCTCCCGGAGAAAAAGAAAGAGGCCACAGCCTTCATCTCCATCATGCAGGGATGCAACATGCACTGCACCTTCTGCATTGTCCCCACAACTCGGGGCGAGGAACGAGGCAGGCCTATCAGCGAGATTGTTGAGGAGGCACGCAATCTTGTGGAGAAAGGGATTCGTGAAGTTACCCTCCTCGGACAGATCGTGAATCTCTACGGCCGGCACGAGTTTCCCAAGATAGGGGACAAAAGCCCTTTTGTGCAGCTCATCGAGGCTCTCCACGAGGTCGATGGACTCGAGCGTATCCGCTTCACCTCGCCCCACCCGATGGGTTTCCGTAAGGACCTTGTGGAATGCTTCGGTCGACTTCCGAAGCTCATGGAACATGTCCATCTTCCCCTTCAGTCAGGGTCCGACAAGATCCTGAAGGCCATGCACCGTCCCTACACGGCGGCATCGTACCGGAAGCTTGTCGCCGACCTACGCTCAAGCCGTCCCGGTATTGCGATCACTACAGACATTATTGTCGGCTTTCCGGGAGAGACAGAAAGTGATTACAAAGCATCCCGGGATCTGGCCGAGGAACTGGAATTCGACGGGGCCTTTATTTTCCGTTACTCTAAACGCGGGGACACCCCGGCAGCCCTGATGGAGGAACAGCTAAGCGAGGCTGAGAAAGAGGCACGCAACCAGGATCTTCTCTCCGTAGTGAATGCATCAGCTTCCAGAAAGCTCGAAGCGTGCATTGGCACACGCCAGGAAATCCTCTGCGAGGGCACTAGCCGTAATGATCCCACCCGACTTACCGGACGCACGAGGACCAACAAGATCCTCATCTTTGAAGGAGGAAGCCGTTTTCACGGGGAAATCTTCGATGTTTCCGTGACCTCTGCCAGCAGCTCAACCCTCTACGGCGACCCAGCCATTCACGACGGAATCTCCCTGCCTTCATGA
- the rho gene encoding transcription termination factor Rho: MKILHTSSHENLLKLIASRNLPLHRDSSRHHLALDLARDQLKRGGTLTAEGILEFAPDAPMIRWPQFNFQPTPCDLNLPIPLLRQYELRPGLRIKGTVALQSERKLALHTLTEIEGIPAESWKSPTEFDKLTAMFPNRRIYLEQSGKNNPTARAVDLIAPLGMGQRGLIVAPPRVGKTMMLKSLALAIRANHPDVHLMLLLVDERPEEVTDLRRALDCDIFSSTFDEPTARHVQVSEMVSERSKRLVELKKDVVILVDSITRLSRGYNNNIQGKGRTMSGGVDSAALARPKKFFGSARNVEEGGSLTILATALVETHSRMDDLIFEEYKGTGNMEIYLDRSIMEQRVFPAIHITKSGTRREELLYHPDEYERILKLRKQLMEIPAAEAMQILCLNMETTKSNAELLLGGIKGL, translated from the coding sequence CAGAAACCTTCCCCTGCACCGGGATTCCTCAAGACATCATCTAGCACTCGATCTGGCGAGGGATCAGCTGAAGAGGGGTGGCACTCTCACTGCAGAGGGGATCCTGGAGTTCGCTCCCGACGCACCCATGATCCGCTGGCCTCAATTTAATTTCCAGCCTACTCCCTGCGATCTCAACCTTCCCATTCCCCTGCTTCGCCAGTACGAGTTGCGCCCCGGTCTGAGAATCAAGGGAACGGTCGCGTTACAATCCGAACGGAAGCTTGCGCTCCACACACTCACGGAAATAGAAGGGATACCGGCGGAGTCTTGGAAAAGCCCAACGGAGTTTGACAAACTCACGGCCATGTTCCCCAACAGGAGGATCTATCTGGAGCAGTCGGGCAAAAACAATCCTACGGCTCGGGCCGTTGATCTGATCGCCCCACTGGGCATGGGACAGCGTGGATTGATCGTGGCTCCCCCGCGTGTAGGAAAGACCATGATGCTTAAGAGCCTGGCCCTCGCGATCCGGGCCAATCATCCCGATGTCCATCTCATGCTCCTCCTGGTGGATGAGCGACCTGAGGAAGTCACCGACCTACGAAGGGCTCTGGACTGCGATATTTTCAGCTCCACCTTCGATGAACCCACTGCACGCCATGTACAGGTTTCAGAGATGGTCTCGGAACGCTCCAAGCGACTTGTGGAACTGAAAAAGGATGTAGTGATCCTTGTGGATAGCATCACACGTCTTTCGCGCGGCTATAATAACAACATCCAGGGCAAAGGCCGCACCATGAGCGGCGGCGTGGACTCGGCTGCCTTGGCTCGTCCCAAGAAATTCTTCGGCTCGGCTCGCAATGTTGAGGAGGGGGGTAGCCTCACCATTCTCGCCACCGCTCTGGTGGAAACGCATAGCCGCATGGATGACTTGATCTTCGAGGAATATAAGGGGACGGGAAATATGGAAATCTACCTGGATCGTTCCATCATGGAGCAGCGTGTCTTCCCGGCCATCCACATCACCAAGTCGGGAACCCGTCGGGAGGAACTTCTTTATCATCCGGACGAATACGAGCGAATCCTGAAGTTACGGAAGCAACTCATGGAAATCCCGGCCGCCGAAGCAATGCAGATCCTCTGCCTGAACATGGAAACCACCAAGAGTAACGCAGAACTCCTTCTTGGGGGGATCAAGGGACTCTAA
- a CDS encoding malate dehydrogenase, translated as MKSPLVVSVTGAAGQIGYSLLTRIASGQVFGYDQPVALRLIEIEPGMKALAGVVMELNDCAFPLLESIEATADLDHGFSGTNWALLVGSVPRKAGMERKDLLGINGKIFIGQGQAIERNAAADVNVLVVGNPCNTNCLIAMKNAPSIPEDRWHAMTRLDENRAKSALAEKGGCHNRDITKLAIWGNHSSTLYPDFENALINGEPVSKYIPDRAWLESDFIKDVQQRGAAIIAARGLSSAASAAHAAIETVQSLREVTSMDDWHSVAIASDGSYGVEKGLICSFPIRSNGTTASIVQGVDLGEFGKAKFQLSVNELLEEKAMVSDLLPK; from the coding sequence ATGAAATCACCACTCGTTGTCTCCGTCACCGGCGCTGCCGGACAAATCGGCTACTCACTCCTTACCCGCATCGCCTCCGGGCAAGTCTTTGGCTATGACCAGCCTGTCGCCCTCCGCCTCATCGAGATCGAACCCGGCATGAAAGCCCTGGCCGGTGTGGTCATGGAACTCAACGACTGCGCCTTCCCTCTCCTTGAGTCGATCGAGGCGACTGCCGATCTTGATCACGGTTTCAGCGGAACCAACTGGGCGCTGCTCGTCGGAAGCGTTCCCCGCAAGGCCGGTATGGAGCGCAAAGATCTCCTCGGCATCAATGGCAAGATCTTCATCGGGCAGGGGCAGGCCATCGAGCGGAACGCCGCCGCAGACGTCAATGTCCTTGTGGTCGGCAATCCCTGCAACACGAACTGCCTGATCGCCATGAAGAACGCCCCCTCCATTCCTGAGGATCGCTGGCATGCCATGACTCGTCTTGATGAGAATCGTGCCAAGAGTGCCCTCGCCGAGAAGGGCGGTTGCCATAACCGGGACATCACCAAGCTCGCTATCTGGGGTAATCACTCCAGCACGCTCTATCCCGATTTCGAGAATGCCCTGATCAACGGCGAGCCTGTCAGCAAATACATTCCCGACCGCGCCTGGCTAGAGAGTGATTTCATCAAGGATGTCCAGCAGCGTGGAGCCGCCATCATCGCGGCACGGGGGCTTTCTTCCGCTGCTTCTGCAGCCCATGCCGCCATTGAGACCGTTCAGTCCCTCCGTGAGGTGACATCAATGGATGACTGGCACAGTGTCGCTATCGCCTCTGATGGATCCTATGGCGTCGAGAAAGGTCTTATCTGCTCCTTCCCTATCCGTTCCAACGGCACCACCGCCTCCATTGTGCAGGGGGTCGATCTCGGTGAGTTCGGGAAGGCCAAGTTCCAGTTGAGCGTCAACGAACTGCTTGAGGAGAAGGCGATGGTTTCCGACCTTCTGCCAAAATGA
- the fumC gene encoding class II fumarate hydratase, protein MSGHEIPTADPATHRSETDSMGAIPVPHDRYYGAQTARSLIHFDIGNDTKPPELIMALGQLKKACALANRDLGKLPQEKCDLIVRAADEVISGKLNGHFPLRIWQTGSGTQSNMNANEVISNRAIEMAGGEMGSKKPIHPNDDVNMSQSSNDTFPTAMNIAAVTVVLERLLPAVKALRGALHTKALEFADVIKIGRTHLQDATPITLGQEFSGYVAMLDADLARLAESLPGLESLAIGGTAVGTGLNSHPKFGETAASHIAQITGYPFVSAENKFMALSSHGEFVFASGALKSLATSLMKIANDIRWLASGPRCGLGELSLPENEPGSSIMPGKVNPTQCEAVTMVAVQVIGNDTAIGIAASQGNFELNVFKPVIIHNFLHSVRLLSDACRSFMEHCVTGIEPNREVIAGYVQNSLMLVTALNPHIGYDKSAQIAKKAHKDHSSLKEAAIELGYLSPEQFDEWVVAANMTHP, encoded by the coding sequence ATGAGCGGCCACGAGATTCCGACCGCCGATCCGGCGACTCACCGATCGGAGACTGACAGCATGGGGGCGATTCCCGTCCCCCATGACCGCTATTATGGCGCCCAGACCGCGAGGTCACTGATCCATTTCGATATCGGAAACGACACGAAGCCCCCCGAACTCATCATGGCCCTTGGCCAGCTCAAGAAGGCATGTGCCTTGGCCAATAGGGATCTCGGCAAGCTTCCCCAGGAAAAATGCGATCTCATCGTCCGTGCGGCTGACGAAGTGATCTCAGGCAAGCTCAATGGCCACTTCCCTCTCCGTATCTGGCAGACCGGAAGCGGTACTCAGAGCAACATGAACGCCAACGAGGTCATCTCTAACCGCGCCATCGAGATGGCTGGGGGTGAGATGGGCTCGAAGAAGCCCATTCATCCCAATGACGACGTGAATATGTCGCAGTCGTCGAACGATACCTTCCCCACCGCGATGAATATCGCGGCCGTGACGGTCGTTCTTGAGCGCCTACTGCCTGCGGTGAAAGCACTGCGAGGAGCCTTGCATACCAAGGCTCTTGAGTTTGCAGATGTTATCAAGATCGGTCGTACCCATCTCCAAGATGCCACTCCGATCACCTTGGGCCAGGAATTCTCGGGTTATGTTGCGATGCTCGACGCGGATCTGGCTCGTCTTGCCGAGAGCCTTCCCGGTCTTGAGTCTCTGGCCATTGGCGGAACGGCTGTCGGTACCGGGCTGAATTCCCACCCGAAGTTTGGTGAGACAGCCGCTTCCCACATCGCTCAGATCACCGGCTATCCGTTTGTCTCTGCTGAGAATAAATTCATGGCCCTCTCTTCGCATGGCGAGTTTGTCTTTGCCAGTGGTGCGCTCAAATCCCTGGCCACATCGCTCATGAAGATTGCCAACGACATCCGCTGGCTCGCCTCGGGGCCGCGTTGCGGATTGGGTGAGCTCTCCCTACCTGAGAATGAACCGGGCTCATCCATCATGCCCGGCAAGGTGAATCCCACGCAGTGTGAGGCCGTTACCATGGTAGCCGTCCAAGTCATTGGTAACGATACGGCAATCGGCATCGCTGCTTCCCAGGGGAACTTCGAGTTGAATGTCTTCAAGCCTGTTATCATTCACAACTTTCTCCATTCCGTCCGACTCCTTTCCGATGCCTGCCGATCCTTCATGGAGCACTGCGTTACGGGGATTGAGCCAAACCGCGAGGTGATTGCAGGATATGTCCAGAATTCTCTGATGCTAGTCACTGCCTTGAATCCGCATATCGGCTATGATAAGTCAGCTCAGATCGCCAAGAAGGCTCACAAGGATCATTCCAGCCTCAAGGAGGCAGCCATTGAACTCGGTTATTTGAGTCCGGAGCAATTTGATGAGTGGGTGGTGGCCGCCAATATGACCCACCCCTAG